The sequence CCCTTTAGCCGAAATGTACCGGGAGGGCCGCGTCCAAACCTTAGGTTTTGAGGAGTACCTCTCTTTGGTGTGCGATTTTTTAGAACTGCTCCGCCCGGATCTTGTCATCCACAGGCTTGTAGGTGAGGTTCTGGAGAGCAGGTATCTCCTGGCTCCCCACTGGGGGGTGGGGAAGGCCCAGGTGCTCAGCGCGATTGAGAAGGAACTGGAGCTGCGGGGGAGCCGGCAGGGCTCTAAGTGGCGACAGATGAAAGAAGAACCGGGTATTGCACTGCAAGAAGGGTTGCCGCAGCAAGCGCGAGAATAGTTTAAAGGCAGGAACGGAGATGAACTTGAACTTGCTTCGCCCCAACCGGATTTATCGCTCTGTGCTGGAAATCCCCCTGGAGGATCTCCTCCGGGCGGGGATCCGCGGCATGATCATCGATCTTGACAACACCCTTACCGAGTGGCGGAATCCTGTTCTTTCTCAAGAAACCGTAGCATGGCTGGAAAGGGCGAAGAACCTGGGCTTTCGGGTCTGTTTTGTTTCCAATAATTCTACCCGGCGCGTCCAGGAGGTGGCTCAGCGGCTGGGCTTTCCTTTTGTCGCCCGGGCCCAGAAACCCCGGCGGCGGAGTTTCCGGCACGCTTTAGAAATTATGGGAACACGGGCCGAGGAAACTGCTGTGATCGGGGATCAAATTTTCACGGATGTTCTTGGAGGAAACAGGGCAGGTCTTTACACGATCCTGGTAGCTCCCATCAGCAGGCGGGAATTTTTTGGAACCCGTTTGATGCGTCTTCTCGAGAGGCTCATTTTAAAATAAAAACGCCGGAATCGACGCGTTCTGACAAAGTTTTACACCCGTATTTGATAAAATTTTGCAGTGTATGTATTGAATTTTCCGGAATTTATCAAAACTCATAATTTTTATTATTAGGTGGGAGTGAAAAAATGATATCGGTGCTTGTTGTGGATGATTACCCTGCATTGAGAAAGCTCCTTGTTGAGTACCTGAGGACCTGTCCTCGCCTCCAGGTTGTGGGGGAAGCAAAGAACGGCCTTGAAGCAATTGAAATGGCAAAATCAAAACGGCCTCAGGTCATCGTCATGGATGTGCGGATGCCGGTTTTGGATGGAATCAGTGTAACCCGCGTTATTAAGGAACGGTGGCCTGAGATCGTAGTAATCAGTTATTCAGGTGATCAGGCCCCCGAGGTGGCCCGGGAAGCCAAAGCGGCTGGAGCAGCGCTGCACCTGACAAAACCGCTCAATCTGGAGGAGCTTGCGGCACGGATCCAGGAACTGGTTGCGGTTCTGGCGTAGCCGCCCGGCTGTTTCTGGTTAAAATGAAGCAAGGCGGTTTTTTACCGCCCCGGTCTTGTGACAGCAACGAGGTAAACTTCTTCTTTCCGGGCTCCACCTTTGTTGCGGTTGATAAATCTTTCCGCCTCCTGCAGTTTCGCCAGTTCCTCCTCGGTGAGACTGGCGATATCGAGTTCACTCAGGTTATGGGGCATTTTCTGACCTCCTTGAATTGAACTTCTTAAATTCATTATGGCCGCTCTGCACTTTTTTTATGTAATTCACCTGACGGAGGTTTGAACCAGGGCATGATTACCGGGCAGACGAAGGTTTTTGCTTTATTCGGGGATCCCGTTCTGCATTCCCTTTCTCCGGTCATGCAGAACAAGGCCTTTGCCTTCCATGGCCTTCCTTGCTGCTATGTCCCCTTTCGGGTAAGGAAGGAGGACCTCCAGACGGCCGTTGCTGCCATTCGCGCCCTGGGATTGGGAGGTGTCAACGTTACCATTCCCCATAAAGAACAGGTAATTTCATACCTGGATGAGGTCGACAGGGAGGCCAGGCTGATTGGCGCGGTTAATACGATCCTGAATCAGAACGGGCGGTTAATCGGATATAATACAGATGGAGCCGGATTTCTTCTCTCTCTCAGGGCGGAGGCAGATTTTGCGCCTGAGGGCAAGCACGTTGTCGTGCTGGGGGCCGGAGGAGGGGCGCGCGCGGTGGCCTTTGCCCTTGCCCTGGAGGGCGCCAGGACGCTGCGGATTTTCAACAGGAATCCGGAGCGGGCGCAGGCGCTCGCGGGGGACCTGCACCGGGCAACGGGGTGTGATGTGGAGGCGGGTGCCCTGAGGGAGGATCTCCTTTCGGCGGCGCTTGCCCGCGCCGATCTGCTGGTGCACGCCTCCCCCGTTGGGATGTACCCCCACCACGACGAGGCTCCCCTCGTGGATCCGTGCCTGCTGCGGCCCGGCCTGGTTGTCTGCGATCTTGTTTACAATCCCCCCAGGACGCGCTTGCTAAAAGAGGCTGCGGCGCGGGGCTGCCGTGTCGTGGGCGGAATTGGAATGCTGGTGCATCAAGGCGCCCTTGCCTTTGAAATCTGGACAGGGCTGCAGGCGCCTGTGGCGATCATGCGGGCTGTTGTGGAGGAAAGTCTGCGGAATTCCGCTTGAGAATTCGAAAGGAATGGAGAAGTGCGGGGATGCTGCGTTTGTTGACGGCCGGAGAATCACACGGCCCCGCCCTGGTGGCGATCATTGAGGGATTGCCCGCGGGGGTCCCGGTAGACAAAGGCGCGATTGATGTCCAGCTGAGGCGCCGCCAGTTTTCTTTCGGGCGGGGAGCGCGCATGAGAATTGAGCGGGATCAGGTAGAGATTCTTGCCGGAGTAAGGAAGGGCCTCAGCCTGGGGAGCCCCATTGCTCTCATGGTAAGGAATCTGGACTGGGTGAACTGGCGGGATGTCATGTCTCCCGATCCTGCGGAGATTGTGCCGGAAAAGGAAGAGGAGAGAAGGCTGACGCGGCCGCGGCCCGGCCATGCCGATCTGGCAGGAGGCCTCAAGTACCGGCAGGAGGATTTGCGTAATATTCTGGAGAGGGCCAGCGCCAGGGAAACCGCGGCCCGGGTTGCCGCCGGAGCCGTTGCCCGCCTTTTTCTGGAGAACCTGGGCTGCTCACTTGTCGGCCACGTTGTTCAGATCGGGTCCGTTGCCGTTGATTCTCTGGGGCCTGACTGCCTTGAGGCCGCGGCGCGTGCCGCAGAAAATCCCGTTGCCTGTGCCGATCAGGCGGCTGCCGGAAAAATGATCGAGGCGATTGAGCAGGCAGGGGAAAAGGGGGACACGCTTGGCGGGGTCTTCGAGATCATTTGCCTCGGCCTTCCCCCTGGCCTGGGGAGCCACGTCCACTGGGACCGCCGCCTCGA comes from Bacillota bacterium and encodes:
- a CDS encoding YqeG family HAD IIIA-type phosphatase, whose amino-acid sequence is MNLNLLRPNRIYRSVLEIPLEDLLRAGIRGMIIDLDNTLTEWRNPVLSQETVAWLERAKNLGFRVCFVSNNSTRRVQEVAQRLGFPFVARAQKPRRRSFRHALEIMGTRAEETAVIGDQIFTDVLGGNRAGLYTILVAPISRREFFGTRLMRLLERLILK
- a CDS encoding response regulator: MISVLVVDDYPALRKLLVEYLRTCPRLQVVGEAKNGLEAIEMAKSKRPQVIVMDVRMPVLDGISVTRVIKERWPEIVVISYSGDQAPEVAREAKAAGAALHLTKPLNLEELAARIQELVAVLA
- a CDS encoding shikimate dehydrogenase; amino-acid sequence: MITGQTKVFALFGDPVLHSLSPVMQNKAFAFHGLPCCYVPFRVRKEDLQTAVAAIRALGLGGVNVTIPHKEQVISYLDEVDREARLIGAVNTILNQNGRLIGYNTDGAGFLLSLRAEADFAPEGKHVVVLGAGGGARAVAFALALEGARTLRIFNRNPERAQALAGDLHRATGCDVEAGALREDLLSAALARADLLVHASPVGMYPHHDEAPLVDPCLLRPGLVVCDLVYNPPRTRLLKEAAARGCRVVGGIGMLVHQGALAFEIWTGLQAPVAIMRAVVEESLRNSA
- the aroC gene encoding chorismate synthase — protein: MLRLLTAGESHGPALVAIIEGLPAGVPVDKGAIDVQLRRRQFSFGRGARMRIERDQVEILAGVRKGLSLGSPIALMVRNLDWVNWRDVMSPDPAEIVPEKEEERRLTRPRPGHADLAGGLKYRQEDLRNILERASARETAARVAAGAVARLFLENLGCSLVGHVVQIGSVAVDSLGPDCLEAAARAAENPVACADQAAAGKMIEAIEQAGEKGDTLGGVFEIICLGLPPGLGSHVHWDRRLDARLAAALMSIPSVKGVEVGLGFRGAALPGSAYHDAICYTPEEGFYRPTNHAGGLEGGMTNGAPLVLRAAVKPVPTLRTPLPSVDLLTKKPVEAAFERSDVCVVPAAAVVGEAVVAWVLASAVLEKFGGDTLEEVRTRWEEYLSYIRQA